GCAACTCTTATTCTGTAGCTTTCTGCCTCTGAATAAGAAGCAACAAAAGACTTTCGATGTTCATAGATTGTAGCTAAAAACATTAGAATCATTACAAATACTCCTACAAAAAATAATATCCATATCCTATTCCAGCTAATTTCTTTTTCTGATAGTGGCTTTAAAATTTCCACTAACACCTCAATAGAAATAATAATCGGAATCATAACCAGCAGATTTGATATTACACTTGCAAATACAGCTTTTCTTAATTTAGTTTTGCTAATATCAGAAATATACAGTAGTTTTTTAATTTCATCCAATATTTTCACCTCCGATACGCCATAGCTGAGCTTGGCTATATGTTTCCCACATAGAATAATAGTTTTCTTTATTATTAATTAATCCATCATGTGACCCAACTTCCGCAATTTTGCCTTTATCCATAACAATAATTTGATCCGCTTTTTTTATTGTATTTAAGCGATGGGCAATCATAATGACTGTTTTGTTAGAAAGAAGTTCTTCAAAAGACTTTTGAATTAAGTATTCGTTTTCAGCGTCATTAAATGCTGTTGCTTCATCTAATATAATAATAGGTGGATTTTGTAATATAGCCCTTGCTATTGCAATCCTTTGCTTTTCACCACCAGATAAGTGTACATTTTCACTTCCAATGATTGTATTGTATCCTTGTGGAAGATCTGCAATAAAGTCATGGCAATAGGCTTTTTTAGCCGCCAAAATAATATCTTCGTCTGTTGCACCCCCACATCCCATTCCAATGTTATCCCTTATACTTCTCTTGAATAAATAACTATCTTGAAAAACAAAACCAACTAGACTCATTAACTGATTCGGTTCTATATTTCGTATATCTACTCCTCCTATCAAAATCTGTCCCTCATTCACATCATAGAATCTTGGTATCAAGTGGGCAATTGTAGTTTTTCCACTCCCAGATGCCCCTACAACAGCTGTTATTTTATTACTTTTCGCAGTGAAATTCACATTATCTAATGCTTGTGTTTCCTTAGCTTTGTCATAGCAAAAAGTAACGTTTTTAAATTCAACATCATAGGATTTTATAACTTCTTTTGAAGCAGAAAGAGACTTTACTTTTGGCTCTTGAAGTATCATATCCATATTTTGAATTCCATATTGAATTTGATAGGTTTTCGAAATCAAATGAACAACTTTTAGCATTGTTATTGTAATTGACGGTGCAACCACTATATAAAACACGGTTTTTGATATAAATGCATAGTAATTATTTGTACTACGTCCAACACATATTATAATAGGCAAAATAAAAATATAGATATTATGAACCAAAACTGTATATGTGGACATTGTCTTTTCTAGTTTTAAAGTGTATTTAATAGCCGACTCAGTATACTTTTTTATTACATTATAAAATTTTTCAAATGTTGCCAATGTGGTGTTAAATAATTTCAATACAGAAATTCCTCTTACATATTCAACGGCTAAATTATTCATTTCCCCATTTGCCTTGAAAACCTCTTGCATATGAATTTTAGCCGAATCTGTTTTAAATGATAATCCTAGTATATAAACTGCAAGCCCAATAATAGCTAAGCAGACTGCGCCATATCGCCAATCAACTAAAATAAGAATAACAAGGGTTATTAAACAAGATGTAACTGTATATACTAAATCTGGAAATTGATGAGCCAAAAAATCTTCTGTATTACCTATATCTTCATCTATTATTTTTCTAATATTTCCACTACCCATTTTTATACCAAATCCAATAGGCAATTCCGTAAAATGTCTTAACACGTCTTTTTTCAACTTATAAATAGTTTCAAATGCAGCCCTATGCAACAGGCACAAAGCCACAAAATATGCGAGTATATTTATTGCACTTCCAATAATAAGTACCCATGCTAATTTAAAGATTTGATCAGTATTTAATTCTACTGTCTTGGCAAATGATGCTAATATCTCAGAGGCTATATAATAAATTGAGATATAAGGCAAAAAGGAAGCTAATGCTGAAATAACAAGAAAAACGACCGCTAATATTACTATCCCCCTCTTTGTTGTTGCTATTTGTACTAACCTTTTTAATCCAGATTTATTTTTTACCCTATCCATCATACCTTCCATCCTTCCGAAATCTTCATTTGGCAATACATATCTTCGTACCAACCCTCATTTTTAATTAAGCTATCATGATTACCATACTCAAGAATCTTACCAGCCTTTAGAACTATAATCTTATGGGCATCACGTATTGAATTTAACCTATGTGCAATCACAATAACCGTCCTATTCTGGGTTAGTTTTGTTATAGCCTGTTTAATCTCTATTTCATTATCTGCATCCAATGATGCAGTTGCTTCATCTAATAGAACAATGGGGGCATCCTTCAATAATGCCCTTGCGATAGAAATTCTTTGTCTTTCCCCCGCAGAAAGTGTAAATCCCCCTTCTCCCACCATTGTGTTGTAGCCTTTTTCCATTTTCATTATAAATTCATGACAATTGGCTACCTTAGCAGCTTGTATCACTTCTTTATCCGTTGCATCTAAATTTCCAATTCGTATATTTTCATATACAGTATCTTGCAAAAGATAGACATCTTGAAAAACCATACTAATGTTTTTTAGTAGTTCATTAGGGTTAATATTACTAATATTATTATTTCCAATGATTACCGATCCTTCTTGTGGATCCCAAAATCTAGCAATCAAATTTGTTATAGTGGTTTTCCCACTCCCAGAGGGACCAACTAAAGCAGTTGTTTCTCCCATTTTTGCAACAAAACTAATGTTTTGCAAAACAGAAATATTCTCTTCATAGGAAAAAGTAACATTTTTAAACTCTATATCATATGAAGGGATATTCACTTCTTTCTTCAAGTAAGGCATTTCTTCCTGATTCTCAACTGCTATCAAATTTTCACTTGCCAAAGTCAAGTATCTAAATAAAACAAATTTAGGCAACCCTACTTTTAATATGTTTGAGAGCCCAAGATTTAGCATAATAAACGAGATAAATGAAACAACACTAATCTCTTCTTTAGATAACATTTGAACTCCCAAGATTAAAAACAAGGGAAATGATAGATCAATTAAAATACGAGAAATAAAAATATTTGGAGTTAAGGAAAACTCCGTTTTAATATTACTCTTTTTTAATTCTGAAAGTGCATTTCTTAATCGTTTAAAATTTGCTCCTACAACACCAAAAGACTTAAACACCTGAATACCTTCTATATATTCAACAACCCTAGAAACCAAGCCTTCCACTGCAATTTTATTCTTTTTACCTTCTTGTACAATTTTCTTCATTCCTAATATGACGATGGCAATGGCAATTACCATTAATACTAGTTGATAAATTGCTAAGTAAGGACATATAACAAATGAAAAAACTATCAAAATAACTCCTAGTAATATTATTTTCAAAATATCAGAAACTTGATGAGTTAAGATGACTTCTAAATCATGTAACTCTGTTGTAAGGGTACCAATTAGGTAACCACTACTTTTTTGATTAAAATATCCTAAATTAATTTTTTGCATGTGTTCACCTATCTTTAAACGTAAATCCTTTATAGATAAGCAACCAATTTTTTGGAGTTGAAATATATTTTTCTGCAAAAATATCTTTCTAATTATAAAACAAAGTAGTAATACACAAGTGTAAATAGATATTTGCAAAACAGATAATTCATTTCCAATAGATTGCACCATGCAATACATCATGATCATAAGAGGAATTGCACCTATAAAAATATCGAAGATGGATAAACAAACTATTTTTCTATACTCTATGTAATAATTACCAAGTAATTTTTTTAGATTTTTTAACAAAATCCATCCTCCTTTCTATAACTTTTCCACATTTTTGTGTATATTCCATTCTTGCTCATTAGTATTTTATGAGTTCCTTGTTCTACTATATTTCCTTCTTCTAGAACTATAATCTGATCTGCATGCTGAATTGTATTAAGGCGATGGGCAATAATAATCGCCGTCTTATTTTTAAGTAGCTGATCTAATGCTAATTGGATCTTTCTCTCATTTTCTAAATCTGCATAAGCTGTAGCCTCATCTAAAACAACAATCCGTGATTCTTTTAGAATACAGCGTGCTATGGATATTCTCTGTGCTTGCCCCATGCTGAGTTTTACCCCACTGTGAGCTATTTTTGTATAATATCCATTTGGTAAAGATGAAATAAAATCATGAATTTGTGCTTTCTTTGATGCTTCAATAATCTCTTCTTCTGTTTTATCCATTCCCATCCTTATATTTTCGTAAAGAGTATCTTTAATTAAATAAACTTCTTGAAAAACATAGGCAATATTCTTCATGAGACATTCCGTAGATAATTCTTTAATGTTAATTCCCCCGATAGAAATAATTCCTTTCTGAATATCCCAAAATCTACCAACAAGCTGTGTGATTGTAGTTTTTCCTGAACCCGAAGCACCAACTAAAGCAATGGTCGAATTATTTCCCACCCTAAAGCTAACCTTATGAAGAATTTCAGTGCTTTCATATGAAAAGCTCACGTTATTAAATGTAATATCATGACTTATATTTTCTTCCAACTCTACATTCCCATCCTGTTGAATAGGAGTTTCAATAATTTTTCTTATATTACCTACTCCTGCAAGTAATATGTTTAATTCTTGGGATAGACTTAATAAAGACTTAAAGGATTCAAACAAAAATATACTTAAAATCATAATTAGTAAAAATGCCGGGAATTTAATATGACCTCTAATCAACATGTATCCTCCAATAGGAACAGAAAATAGTGTACCTGATTCTAGTAAAAGCATATAATTAACATAAAAAGGAACTGAC
This DNA window, taken from Maledivibacter sp., encodes the following:
- a CDS encoding ABC transporter ATP-binding protein/permease — translated: MMDRVKNKSGLKRLVQIATTKRGIVILAVVFLVISALASFLPYISIYYIASEILASFAKTVELNTDQIFKLAWVLIIGSAINILAYFVALCLLHRAAFETIYKLKKDVLRHFTELPIGFGIKMGSGNIRKIIDEDIGNTEDFLAHQFPDLVYTVTSCLITLVILILVDWRYGAVCLAIIGLAVYILGLSFKTDSAKIHMQEVFKANGEMNNLAVEYVRGISVLKLFNTTLATFEKFYNVIKKYTESAIKYTLKLEKTMSTYTVLVHNIYIFILPIIICVGRSTNNYYAFISKTVFYIVVAPSITITMLKVVHLISKTYQIQYGIQNMDMILQEPKVKSLSASKEVIKSYDVEFKNVTFCYDKAKETQALDNVNFTAKSNKITAVVGASGSGKTTIAHLIPRFYDVNEGQILIGGVDIRNIEPNQLMSLVGFVFQDSYLFKRSIRDNIGMGCGGATDEDIILAAKKAYCHDFIADLPQGYNTIIGSENVHLSGGEKQRIAIARAILQNPPIIILDEATAFNDAENEYLIQKSFEELLSNKTVIMIAHRLNTIKKADQIIVMDKGKIAEVGSHDGLINNKENYYSMWETYSQAQLWRIGGENIG
- a CDS encoding ABC transporter ATP-binding protein/permease, whose translation is MLKNLKKLLGNYYIEYRKIVCLSIFDIFIGAIPLMIMMYCMVQSIGNELSVLQISIYTCVLLLCFIIRKIFLQKNIFQLQKIGCLSIKDLRLKIGEHMQKINLGYFNQKSSGYLIGTLTTELHDLEVILTHQVSDILKIILLGVILIVFSFVICPYLAIYQLVLMVIAIAIVILGMKKIVQEGKKNKIAVEGLVSRVVEYIEGIQVFKSFGVVGANFKRLRNALSELKKSNIKTEFSLTPNIFISRILIDLSFPLFLILGVQMLSKEEISVVSFISFIMLNLGLSNILKVGLPKFVLFRYLTLASENLIAVENQEEMPYLKKEVNIPSYDIEFKNVTFSYEENISVLQNISFVAKMGETTALVGPSGSGKTTITNLIARFWDPQEGSVIIGNNNISNINPNELLKNISMVFQDVYLLQDTVYENIRIGNLDATDKEVIQAAKVANCHEFIMKMEKGYNTMVGEGGFTLSAGERQRISIARALLKDAPIVLLDEATASLDADNEIEIKQAITKLTQNRTVIVIAHRLNSIRDAHKIIVLKAGKILEYGNHDSLIKNEGWYEDMYCQMKISEGWKV
- a CDS encoding ABC transporter ATP-binding protein/permease; protein product: LLKLAGDKKRLLIGSIVLSVIGSIFGTLIYFMLFKVIIVLTDTKIQYKDLWAISKYIVIFVGINIVAGILSGMLSHIAAFNILYEIRIRVCNHLPKLNMGFFNKNTIGEIKKTINEDVEKLELFLAHQLPDLVTAMISPIFILAIMIHFNLVLGIIMIIPVALALVAQKQAFKHYSKNMVTYNHFQRKMNTAIIQYVKGMKVFKAFNISSVSFKQFRDSVEEHSDFWIKTTKESVPFYVNYMLLLESGTLFSVPIGGYMLIRGHIKFPAFLLIMILSIFLFESFKSLLSLSQELNILLAGVGNIRKIIETPIQQDGNVELEENISHDITFNNVSFSYESTEILHKVSFRVGNNSTIALVGASGSGKTTITQLVGRFWDIQKGIISIGGINIKELSTECLMKNIAYVFQEVYLIKDTLYENIRMGMDKTEEEIIEASKKAQIHDFISSLPNGYYTKIAHSGVKLSMGQAQRISIARCILKESRIVVLDEATAYADLENERKIQLALDQLLKNKTAIIIAHRLNTIQHADQIIVLEEGNIVEQGTHKILMSKNGIYTKMWKSYRKEDGFC